The Candidatus Dadabacteria bacterium region CTATCCGGGCTGCTCTTATGATGTTATAAGCGAAGCTGCTACGGTAATTCGAAGGAGGTTGTTTTAAATGCTAAAGGTGTCCGGAAAACAGGTTGCGGCTGTTTTTGGGATTGTGCTTCTGATCATTGCTCTCATAAAAGTCATCTCCATTGCCGAGATGAGCCCTCCCGTCATATCCTTTGAGCGGGATGTTAAGAGTCTCGGCTTAAAGCCCCTTGATGTGACGGTGTCTGACAAGGGCACAGGGCTTTCCAAGGTGCGCATCTCTTTGCTTGACGCTTACGGGGAATCCGTTCTTGTTGAAAAAGAATACGAGAAAGGAACTAAAAGCGATGTTATAAGCGTGAGAATCAACCCCGAGAAGCTTGGCATAAAAAGCGGCGCAGCGGAACTTCTAATAGAGGCGACTGACCGTTTCATGAATGGTCTTTTCCCCGGAAAAAAAGCCGTTTTCAGCCAGAGAGTCACCCTGGATTTCATCCCTCCCCAGATACAGGAACTCTCGCCCGCGCTGTACATAAGACACGGGGGCGCGGGAGTTGTCATCTACAAGGTCTCTGAGGACACGGTCTCAAGCGGCGTCGAGATAAAAGATCTCTTTTTTGAAGGCTACACGGGATACTTCGAAGACCCCTCGGTACACCTTGCCTTTTTCGCCTACCCGTATAATGCGGAGAAGGGCGAGAAGATAGAAATTCTTGCTACTGACGCGGCCGGCAACGAAACGAGGGAATCTGTCTATTACCGGCTTCTTCGGGCCTCTTACGTAAAGGATGAGATAGGCCTCTCCGAGTGGTTTCTTAAAAGCAAGGTGCTTCCGCTTTTCACCAAGGTCTACGGCTATTCCCCGGTCGGAGATGACGGGAAACCTGATTTGCGTAAGGCGTTTCTGAAGATCAACAGCGAAACGAGAAAGGAAAACGACAACAGGATATATGAGATTGGAAGACAAAGCAGGAAGGAGATTCTCTGGAAAGGGAAGTTCAACCAGCTTCGCAATTCCAAGGTGGGCGCGACATTTGCGGATCACAGGAGATACCTGATGGACGGCAACGTGATCGACAATCAGTATCACCTCGGCTACGACCTCTCGGTTACTAAAAAATACCCCGTTCCCGCCTCCAACACCGGAGTGGTGGTTTTCGCTGAGCACCTCGGCATATACGGCAATACGGTTATCATCGACCATGGAATGGGAGTTATGAGTCTTTACTCCCACCTGAGCTCGATGGATGTGAGCGTTGGGGACAGCGTGGGTAAAAAAGATATCGTGGGAAGGACGGGCACTACCGGGCTTGCCGTTGGAGATCATCTGCACTTCGGGGTTTACGTCCAGGGAATTCCGGTGAGGCCGCTTGAGTGGTGGGATGCCAAGTGGATCAACGACAACATACTGTACAAGGTTAACTACGTTAAGAAGAATTTCGGGGTCGTGGAGAATCCGCGTTGATTGTCTACGGCAAGAATTCAGTCACAGAACTTCTCCGCAATTCTCCTCGGGAGATAAAGAAAATCATGGTCTCGGAGAATTTCGACGTTTCTTCTGACCCGAGGATTAACGCCTCGATCAAGAAATTCCGCATAAAACTCACTCATCTTCCCAGAAACGCAATTACGGACATATGCAAAAGCCCGAATCACCAGGGTATAGCGGCTGAAATCTCTGATTTTACCTACAGTTCGGTTGAGGAGATCCTCGGTGTGGCGAGGGAAAGACGGGAGAAGGTTTTTCTTCTTGTTCTCGATCATATGGAAGACCCGCAGAATTTCGGCGCCATAATAAGGACCGCGGATTTTCTCGGAGTCCATGGAATCGTGATACCCGCTGACCGGGCGTGCGATGTGAATCCGACGGTGGTAAAAGTTTCCTCCGGGGCTTCGGCCAACATAAAGATCGCCCGGGAGACGAATCTCGGCAGGGTGATCGATGCTCTTAAGAAAAAAGGGGTCTGGGTCGCGGGAGCCGATGCGGGTTCCGAGGACGCGGTCTGTGACTGCGACTTCGCTTCGCTCGATATAGCAGTTGTGATCGGGAACGAGGGCAGGGGAATGCGAAGCAAGACAAGGCAGAAATGCGATTTTCTGCTTTCTGTTCCAAGAGAGGGGAAAGTGGAATCTCTAAACGCTTCTGTAGCCGCAGGAATCTTTCTCTACGAGGTCTACAGACAGAGGCGCGGAACTAAAGCCCTATGAGGCTTTTCAGATGTTCTTCCGTAATGATATCCGTTCCGAGCTCGCGGGCTTTTTGAAGTTTCGTGGTTCCTGGGTCCGCTCCTGAAACCAGAAAATCGGTCTTTCCGGATACCGAGTTAACGACTTTTCCGCCGAGTCTCTCTATCTCGCTTTTTACCTGCTCTCGGGTAACCGAAAGAGTGCCTGTCAGAACAAACGTTTTTCCGGAGATCTTTTCGTTTTCCCCTGACGGTTCTGGTTCTTCCTCTATTCTCACCTGACGCAAAAGCGCCTCAACCACGCTTTTCCTCTCTGGATCCTCAAA contains the following coding sequences:
- a CDS encoding M23 family metallopeptidase, with the translated sequence MLKVSGKQVAAVFGIVLLIIALIKVISIAEMSPPVISFERDVKSLGLKPLDVTVSDKGTGLSKVRISLLDAYGESVLVEKEYEKGTKSDVISVRINPEKLGIKSGAAELLIEATDRFMNGLFPGKKAVFSQRVTLDFIPPQIQELSPALYIRHGGAGVVIYKVSEDTVSSGVEIKDLFFEGYTGYFEDPSVHLAFFAYPYNAEKGEKIEILATDAAGNETRESVYYRLLRASYVKDEIGLSEWFLKSKVLPLFTKVYGYSPVGDDGKPDLRKAFLKINSETRKENDNRIYEIGRQSRKEILWKGKFNQLRNSKVGATFADHRRYLMDGNVIDNQYHLGYDLSVTKKYPVPASNTGVVVFAEHLGIYGNTVIIDHGMGVMSLYSHLSSMDVSVGDSVGKKDIVGRTGTTGLAVGDHLHFGVYVQGIPVRPLEWWDAKWINDNILYKVNYVKKNFGVVENPR
- the rlmB gene encoding 23S rRNA (guanosine(2251)-2'-O)-methyltransferase RlmB, with product MIVYGKNSVTELLRNSPREIKKIMVSENFDVSSDPRINASIKKFRIKLTHLPRNAITDICKSPNHQGIAAEISDFTYSSVEEILGVARERREKVFLLVLDHMEDPQNFGAIIRTADFLGVHGIVIPADRACDVNPTVVKVSSGASANIKIARETNLGRVIDALKKKGVWVAGADAGSEDAVCDCDFASLDIAVVIGNEGRGMRSKTRQKCDFLLSVPREGKVESLNASVAAGIFLYEVYRQRRGTKAL